Proteins encoded in a region of the Bacillus methanolicus genome:
- a CDS encoding metal-sensitive transcriptional regulator, which translates to MEFELENDPFQEEEGCCMVTSDRKSHHSEKVKKNLITRLNRIEGQIRGIKGLIERDTYCDDVITQISATQSALNSVAKILLEGHLKNCVVERIQEGDMEVLDEVLVTIQKLTKL; encoded by the coding sequence ATGGAATTTGAATTAGAAAATGATCCCTTCCAAGAAGAAGAGGGCTGCTGCATGGTTACTAGTGACAGGAAAAGCCATCATTCCGAGAAAGTGAAGAAAAATCTCATTACCCGCTTAAATCGGATTGAAGGGCAAATTCGCGGAATTAAAGGGTTAATTGAGAGAGATACTTATTGTGATGATGTGATTACACAAATCTCAGCAACGCAATCAGCCTTAAACAGTGTTGCAAAAATTCTTCTGGAAGGACATTTAAAAAACTGTGTTGTCGAAAGGATCCAGGAAGGCGACATGGAAGTTTTAGATGAAGTCCTTGTTACGATCCAAAAATTAACGAAGCTGTAA
- a CDS encoding ammonium transporter, which yields MELMYLNTVWIVLAAAMVLFMEGGFSLLEAGLVRTKNAVNVTMKIIVDLTVGALAFWMVGFGVMYGKDAFGIIGTTLFGSPEKIALSIELPSTAFVLFQMGFAVACISIVSGAVAERMNFKAYVLTAALICIIVYPLSGHWIWNSDGWLAKLGMKDFAGSAAIHAVGGFAAFAMAKLLGPRKGRFNSDGSANVFAPSNIPLASAGAFILWFGWFAFNAGSTLDASNAALSSIAINTMLAGATGGTAALFLTMKKFGKADPSMTINGVLSGLVAVTAGCAFVSQWSAIIIGAISGVIVIYATLFVDHLKVDDPVGAVAVHGFNGVFGTIAVGLFDTSQGLLTTGDFSLFKIQVLGAVMVVIWGLIGGAFIAKVCEKTVGFRVSESEEEEGLDMSYHGIPAYNELERFMDLPVSLYNFEETTGITVAPVNSKEKVSSKVV from the coding sequence ATGGAGCTGATGTATTTAAATACGGTTTGGATTGTGTTAGCAGCGGCAATGGTGCTGTTTATGGAAGGTGGTTTTAGTTTACTGGAAGCCGGTTTGGTTCGTACGAAAAACGCTGTCAATGTAACAATGAAAATAATTGTCGATTTAACGGTAGGTGCTTTAGCTTTTTGGATGGTTGGCTTTGGAGTAATGTATGGGAAAGATGCGTTCGGAATCATTGGAACGACCTTATTTGGCAGCCCTGAAAAGATTGCTCTTTCTATTGAATTACCTAGTACAGCTTTTGTACTTTTTCAAATGGGATTTGCGGTAGCTTGTATTTCTATTGTGTCGGGTGCGGTAGCCGAGCGTATGAATTTTAAAGCCTACGTTTTAACAGCAGCTCTTATTTGTATCATCGTTTATCCACTTTCAGGTCATTGGATTTGGAACAGCGATGGATGGTTGGCAAAATTAGGAATGAAGGATTTTGCCGGTTCTGCTGCGATACATGCAGTAGGCGGCTTTGCTGCATTTGCAATGGCAAAACTGTTGGGACCTAGAAAAGGTAGATTTAATTCGGATGGCAGTGCCAATGTTTTTGCACCTAGTAACATTCCTTTAGCTTCAGCCGGTGCATTCATATTATGGTTTGGCTGGTTTGCTTTTAATGCAGGGAGTACATTAGATGCTTCTAATGCAGCCCTTTCATCGATTGCCATTAATACGATGCTTGCAGGTGCGACCGGGGGGACCGCTGCTCTGTTCCTGACAATGAAAAAATTCGGAAAAGCCGACCCAAGTATGACCATCAATGGCGTGTTATCCGGCTTGGTTGCAGTAACGGCAGGATGTGCCTTCGTCTCTCAATGGAGTGCAATTATCATTGGAGCTATCAGTGGTGTGATTGTAATTTATGCTACTTTATTCGTTGACCATTTAAAGGTTGATGACCCAGTTGGTGCTGTAGCTGTACATGGATTCAATGGTGTATTTGGAACCATTGCGGTCGGATTGTTTGATACATCACAAGGTCTTTTGACGACTGGTGATTTCTCCCTTTTCAAAATACAAGTATTAGGTGCAGTAATGGTAGTTATTTGGGGTCTTATCGGAGGTGCTTTTATCGCAAAAGTATGTGAAAAGACAGTCGGTTTCCGAGTAAGCGAAAGTGAAGAAGAAGAAGGTCTTGATATGTCCTATCATGGAATTCCTGCTTATAACGAATTAGAACGGTTCATGGACTTGCCTGTAAGTTTATATAATTTTGAAGAAACAACAGGTATTACTGTTGCCCCTGTTAATAGCAAAGAAAAAGTTAGCAGTAAAGTAGTTTAA
- a CDS encoding P-II family nitrogen regulator, translating to MKKLEAIIRPERLTETIKGLKKIGITGFTVSQVVGRGKQKDTQGVYRGKNYQVTLHPKVKLEIILSDYMVEPTIKKIYESAQTGEDGDGKIYVYPILEAYNIRTGKADFDIDDLLNQEG from the coding sequence ATGAAAAAACTTGAAGCGATTATTAGACCGGAAAGACTCACTGAGACGATTAAAGGCTTGAAGAAGATAGGAATTACAGGTTTTACCGTGTCCCAGGTAGTTGGGAGAGGGAAACAGAAAGATACTCAAGGTGTCTATCGCGGAAAAAATTATCAAGTGACTCTCCATCCAAAAGTTAAATTGGAGATTATTCTTTCTGATTATATGGTGGAGCCTACGATTAAAAAGATATATGAATCAGCTCAAACCGGAGAAGATGGTGACGGTAAAATTTACGTTTATCCAATTTTGGAAGCTTATAACATTCGAACAGGTAAAGCAGACTTTGATATTGATGATTTACTTAATCAGGAGGGGTGA
- the copZ gene encoding copper chaperone CopZ, with translation MEKVTLHVQGMSCGHCVKAVEDSVGELKGVSNVTVHLENGTVDVEYNADEVTLDQIKETIDDQGYEVVQVVNV, from the coding sequence ATGGAAAAAGTAACATTACATGTACAAGGCATGTCTTGCGGTCACTGCGTAAAAGCGGTCGAAGACAGTGTCGGTGAGCTTAAAGGTGTATCAAATGTAACGGTTCATCTTGAAAACGGTACTGTAGATGTTGAATACAATGCAGATGAAGTGACTCTTGATCAAATAAAAGAAACCATTGATGATCAAGGCTATGAAGTTGTCCAAGTAGTGAACGTGTGA